One stretch of Ktedonobacterales bacterium DNA includes these proteins:
- a CDS encoding CocE/NonD family hydrolase — protein MSLTSRLISLLLRLPPAETHDLVVTHDLSIPMPDGVALLADHYAPRTGAKRPTILVRTPYGRRGFFGAIYARPFAERGYQVLIQSCRGTAGSGGEFRYARHELDDGLATIAWIKQQEWFSGDLAMIGGSYLGFVQWAVAAEVGPELKALVPQITTADFNHFRFQGGFTLESSLGWSTMMTQQAATGMRLSALLGQRKQERKLAQAYMHLPLKEADQLVVGQPSQSFQNVIMHGPDDDYWKLVDYSAHVSEVTAPIYLQAGWYDLFLDWQLKDYQTLRAAGRQPYLLIGPWTHGEFPSLPTMTRETLAWLQAHLKGDRSQLREAPVRLFVMGAKEWRDFADWPPPARSERWHLQPDGALAPTTPPASEPDHYRYDPGDPTPAVGGNSLGAQERMGAKDNRALEARADVLVYTSAVLEQDLEVIGPVTADLYVQSSLEHTDFFARLCVVEASGKSLNLCDGIVRLTPDSSVPEADGSRHIQIDLWPTAYRFRSGQRIRVQVSSGAHPRFARNLGSGEPLATGAKLLTADQTIYHDPDHPSAIQLPVLGA, from the coding sequence ATGAGTCTCACCAGCCGTCTCATCAGCTTATTGCTCCGTTTGCCGCCAGCCGAAACCCATGACCTTGTAGTCACACACGACCTCTCGATACCCATGCCCGACGGTGTAGCCCTACTTGCCGACCATTACGCGCCCCGCACTGGCGCTAAGCGCCCAACCATCCTGGTCCGTACTCCTTACGGGCGGCGCGGCTTCTTTGGCGCTATCTATGCCCGCCCGTTCGCCGAGCGCGGCTATCAGGTTCTCATCCAAAGCTGTCGTGGCACTGCTGGCTCTGGTGGAGAGTTCAGATATGCCCGCCACGAGCTTGATGATGGGCTGGCAACCATCGCGTGGATCAAGCAGCAGGAGTGGTTCTCAGGCGACCTGGCTATGATCGGCGGCAGCTACCTTGGCTTTGTCCAGTGGGCGGTAGCCGCTGAGGTCGGGCCAGAATTGAAAGCACTGGTACCGCAGATCACTACCGCCGATTTCAACCACTTCCGCTTCCAGGGCGGGTTTACCCTGGAAAGCTCGCTGGGCTGGTCCACCATGATGACCCAGCAGGCCGCCACTGGAATGCGGCTGAGCGCCCTCCTGGGCCAACGCAAGCAGGAGCGCAAACTCGCCCAGGCGTATATGCATCTGCCGCTCAAAGAAGCTGACCAGCTTGTGGTTGGTCAGCCCTCCCAATCCTTCCAGAACGTCATTATGCACGGGCCAGACGACGATTACTGGAAACTCGTTGACTACAGCGCCCATGTTAGTGAAGTAACTGCGCCTATCTATCTTCAGGCTGGCTGGTACGATCTCTTCCTTGATTGGCAGCTAAAAGACTACCAGACCTTGCGCGCGGCGGGTCGCCAGCCCTATCTGCTCATTGGCCCCTGGACACATGGGGAGTTCCCCAGCCTGCCCACCATGACGCGCGAGACACTCGCCTGGCTGCAAGCGCACCTGAAAGGGGACCGCAGCCAACTGCGCGAGGCTCCCGTTCGGCTGTTTGTGATGGGGGCCAAGGAATGGCGCGATTTCGCCGACTGGCCGCCGCCAGCCAGGAGCGAACGCTGGCATCTCCAGCCAGATGGTGCACTGGCTCCGACCACGCCGCCCGCCTCCGAGCCAGACCACTACCGCTATGATCCTGGCGATCCAACCCCGGCGGTAGGCGGCAATTCCCTGGGGGCGCAGGAGCGTATGGGAGCAAAAGATAACCGCGCCCTGGAGGCGCGCGCAGATGTGCTGGTCTATACGAGCGCCGTACTGGAACAAGACCTGGAGGTCATTGGCCCGGTCACTGCCGACCTCTATGTCCAATCCAGCCTGGAACATACCGATTTCTTTGCGCGGCTCTGTGTCGTGGAGGCGTCGGGTAAATCGCTCAATCTGTGCGATGGCATTGTGCGCCTGACCCCCGACAGTTCAGTCCCGGAAGCAGATGGAAGCCGACATATCCAGATCGATCTCTGGCCTACCGCCTATCGCTTCCGCAGCGGCCAGCGCATTCGTGTACAGGTCTCCAGCGGCGCGCATCCGCGTTTTGCCCGCAACCTGGGGAGCGGGGAGCCGCTGGCTACAGGGGCTAAACTCCTGACCGCCGACCAGACCATCTACCACGACCCGGACCATCCTTCTGCCATTCAGCTGCCAGTTCTCGGCGCCTAA
- a CDS encoding chromate transporter, which translates to MINPILYFLLFLKASLFSTGGFSNLPSLHQDLLTNGWAKEADFGQSIVIGQISPGPNGLWVISLGYLTYGYSGALLALLAITFPALLSLVIAAGYARIEQRAWVQGAMQGVSLAVVGLLLTVVWTILRQPGVDWKGLLIAVGAFGLALSRKVNVLLILGLAGLLGFLLYR; encoded by the coding sequence ATGATTAATCCCATCCTCTACTTCCTGCTGTTCTTGAAAGCCTCGCTCTTCTCCACTGGCGGCTTCAGCAATCTGCCCAGTCTGCACCAGGATTTGCTCACCAACGGCTGGGCAAAAGAAGCCGACTTTGGGCAATCAATCGTTATTGGACAGATCAGCCCTGGCCCGAACGGCTTATGGGTCATCAGCCTGGGCTACCTGACCTATGGCTATTCGGGCGCATTGCTGGCCCTGCTGGCGATTACCTTCCCCGCGCTTCTGTCTCTCGTCATTGCCGCTGGCTATGCTCGCATTGAGCAGCGAGCCTGGGTCCAGGGGGCAATGCAAGGGGTCTCCCTTGCCGTTGTGGGTCTGCTGCTCACAGTGGTCTGGACGATCTTGCGCCAGCCTGGAGTAGACTGGAAAGGGCTGTTGATCGCCGTGGGCGCCTTCGGGCTGGCGCTAAGCCGCAAGGTAAATGTACTCTTGATTTTAGGGCTGGCGGGCCTCCTGGGGTTTCTTCTCTATCGCTAG
- a CDS encoding chromate transporter gives MSRQDSRPGAWQLFGIWVRIGLQSFGGGASTTLLIQRVFIEKRRWLSMEEFLRLWNLCLLTPGINLIALTILLGKKLGGAWGVVASLAGLLLPSGIITCLLAALFVKIEQGAAVQAVLRGVVPATGGIMLLVGLNFARPILERLYKVGFRYVLASGALIIASALVVILFNLSVIVVVLGAACLGAAFFAPRSMTPLPEEPGEQL, from the coding sequence ATGAGCAGACAAGACTCCAGACCTGGAGCCTGGCAGCTTTTTGGCATCTGGGTACGTATTGGATTGCAGTCCTTTGGAGGCGGGGCATCAACCACGCTCTTAATCCAGCGCGTGTTTATCGAGAAGCGACGCTGGCTGTCAATGGAAGAGTTTCTGCGTCTGTGGAATTTGTGCCTGCTGACTCCAGGTATCAATCTCATCGCTCTCACTATTCTGCTTGGCAAGAAACTGGGAGGAGCCTGGGGTGTTGTTGCCTCTCTTGCTGGTCTGCTCCTGCCCAGTGGAATAATCACCTGCCTGTTAGCTGCCCTCTTTGTCAAGATAGAGCAAGGAGCAGCGGTCCAGGCTGTGTTGCGAGGCGTGGTCCCGGCGACGGGAGGAATCATGCTGCTCGTTGGGCTGAACTTTGCGCGGCCCATTCTTGAGAGGCTTTATAAAGTCGGATTTCGGTATGTGCTGGCGAGCGGTGCGCTGATAATCGCCAGTGCGCTGGTCGTTATCCTCTTCAATCTATCGGTGATTGTGGTTGTGCTTGGCGCCGCGTGTCTCGGCGCGGCCTTCTTTGCGCCGCGATCAATGACGCCGCTGCCGGAAGAGCCAGGGGAACAGCTATGA
- a CDS encoding tartrate dehydrogenase, producing MRHYQLAVLPGDGIGPEVIPESIQTLEMLAGLCGSFHLDTVSFDWGTERYLREGALMPKDGLAALERGGFDGILLGPIGDPRVPDHLTLWGLLLPIRQGFDQYVNLRPMRLLPGVQSPLAGKSPGAIDVVCIRENTEGEYAGVGGRLHQGTPDEVAIQSSVFTWKGTERIIRSAFEYARQHRRRLVTSATKSNSMQYGMVFWDDVFRQVAAEYPDIAHEQQLIDSLAARMVARPESLDVIVASNLFGDILTDLGAAVVGSLGLAPSANLNPDRRYPSLFQAIHGSAPDIAGKGVANPIASVWSAQLLLDFLGEQEAAAMLMQAIEAVLAEGKVRTPDLGGTATTRQLGDAIRAQLRLAAVN from the coding sequence ATGCGCCACTATCAGCTTGCTGTACTGCCGGGTGACGGCATTGGCCCGGAGGTTATTCCAGAGAGCATCCAGACTCTTGAGATGCTCGCCGGGCTGTGTGGCAGCTTCCATCTGGATACAGTCTCTTTCGACTGGGGGACCGAACGCTATCTGCGGGAAGGCGCGCTGATGCCGAAGGATGGGCTGGCGGCGCTGGAGCGAGGCGGCTTCGATGGTATCCTGCTTGGTCCCATCGGAGACCCGCGCGTGCCCGACCATCTGACGCTGTGGGGCTTGCTGCTGCCCATCCGCCAGGGGTTCGATCAGTATGTCAACCTTCGGCCCATGCGCTTGCTGCCTGGCGTGCAAAGCCCCCTGGCAGGCAAAAGCCCCGGCGCTATTGATGTGGTCTGCATCCGAGAGAACACCGAAGGCGAGTACGCTGGCGTGGGAGGCCGCTTGCATCAGGGGACGCCAGATGAGGTGGCGATCCAGTCAAGCGTCTTTACCTGGAAAGGTACAGAGCGGATTATCCGCTCTGCCTTCGAGTATGCTCGTCAGCACAGGCGCAGGCTGGTAACGAGCGCCACAAAATCGAACAGCATGCAGTATGGGATGGTCTTCTGGGACGACGTGTTCAGGCAGGTGGCAGCCGAGTACCCCGATATTGCCCATGAACAACAATTGATCGACTCTCTGGCTGCGCGGATGGTTGCCAGGCCAGAGAGCCTGGATGTGATCGTGGCCTCGAACCTCTTTGGCGACATCCTCACCGATCTGGGCGCGGCAGTAGTCGGCAGCCTGGGGCTGGCTCCCAGCGCGAATCTCAACCCGGATCGGCGCTATCCGAGTCTTTTTCAGGCGATTCACGGGTCGGCTCCCGACATTGCAGGCAAAGGGGTGGCTAACCCTATTGCCTCGGTCTGGTCGGCCCAGCTTCTACTCGACTTTCTAGGTGAGCAGGAGGCGGCAGCGATGCTGATGCAGGCCATCGAGGCGGTGCTGGCCGAAGGAAAGGTACGGACGCCAGACCTGGGAGGCACAGCGACCACGCGCCAACTGGGCGACGCGATTCGGGCGCAACTGCGCCTGGCTGCCGTGAACTGA